One stretch of Enterobacter sp. RHBSTW-00994 DNA includes these proteins:
- a CDS encoding ABC transporter ATP-binding protein produces the protein MIRLENINKTYPGSTHAAIRGLNLTIREGEFCTFVGPSGCGKTTILRMINQLDIPDTGNVYVQGNKIADEDIIQVRRKIGFVMQSAALFPHRTVAQNIATVPRLLGWNKKHILARINELVGLMSLDPTLLNRYPHQLSGGQQGRVAIARALAADPPVLLMDEPFAAIDPVVREKLQDELLQLQQRLHKTIVLVTHDINEAIRLGDKIAIFQEGSVLAQFDTPDHILAHPASEFVARFIGPEPNLKRLGRFQVGQLPRHDVALVDETLTPISSEHPTVASPLRLVLDNQRRPLYWLDPERRITTPLSLTLKALHTLRFAYSALLDAPGGVLVHVNGDGQYQGSITHALLQHVLDGHVDVRRYD, from the coding sequence TACCCTGGCAGTACGCATGCCGCTATACGTGGACTCAACCTTACTATCCGTGAAGGCGAGTTTTGTACGTTTGTCGGACCCAGCGGTTGCGGTAAGACAACAATATTACGCATGATTAATCAGCTGGATATTCCTGATACCGGAAACGTATATGTTCAGGGAAACAAAATAGCGGACGAAGATATTATTCAGGTGCGCCGTAAAATAGGTTTTGTCATGCAAAGCGCGGCATTATTTCCGCACCGAACGGTGGCACAGAATATTGCCACCGTACCGCGTTTACTGGGCTGGAATAAAAAACATATTCTGGCGAGAATTAACGAACTTGTTGGATTAATGTCGCTTGATCCCACACTGCTGAACCGTTATCCCCACCAGCTTTCTGGCGGGCAGCAGGGTCGGGTTGCCATTGCCCGCGCGCTGGCAGCCGACCCACCGGTGTTACTGATGGATGAACCCTTCGCGGCAATTGATCCGGTGGTTCGCGAAAAGTTGCAGGATGAATTGCTCCAGCTGCAACAGCGGCTGCATAAAACCATCGTGCTTGTCACCCATGACATCAATGAAGCCATCCGTTTAGGCGACAAAATCGCGATATTTCAGGAGGGCAGCGTGCTGGCGCAGTTCGATACGCCCGATCACATTCTGGCCCATCCGGCCAGTGAGTTTGTGGCGCGCTTCATTGGGCCAGAGCCGAACCTGAAACGTCTGGGCAGGTTCCAGGTCGGCCAGCTTCCGCGACATGATGTCGCGCTTGTCGATGAAACACTGACGCCGATCTCCAGCGAGCACCCTACCGTTGCCAGCCCATTGCGACTGGTGCTGGATAACCAGCGACGCCCGTTGTACTGGCTGGATCCTGAGCGCCGCATCACGACCCCACTTTCCCTTACACTCAAGGCATTGCATACCCTGCGTTTTGCCTACAGCGCCCTGCTGGATGCTCCAGGTGGCGTCCTGGTCCACGTCAACGGCGACGGACAGTATCAGGGGAGCATTACGCACGCCCTGCTCCAGCATGTGCTGGACGGGCATGTGGATGTTCGCCGCTATGATTGA
- a CDS encoding ABC transporter permease subunit → MIDWQWIVDNQTPIAALLWQHAQLVLVSLFFGTVLTGVLIGLTLRWPASAPPLLYLCGILFTIPSLALFILLIPFTGLSLTTSVIGLTLYSLLILLRNVVAGIEKLPFDVLESARALGYTRWKRFIDVELYLIIPSLFAGLRIASVTLVGLVTVTALIGQGGLGQLLLSGFNQDFLTPIAVSVVLSLLLSFTFDSLIAHLGYWITPWTR, encoded by the coding sequence ATGATTGACTGGCAATGGATCGTGGATAACCAGACGCCGATCGCGGCGTTGCTCTGGCAGCACGCCCAACTGGTGCTGGTTTCGCTCTTTTTCGGCACAGTTCTGACCGGCGTGTTGATTGGCCTGACGCTGCGCTGGCCCGCCTCTGCGCCACCACTCCTCTACCTGTGCGGGATCTTATTCACTATCCCGTCGCTGGCGTTGTTTATTCTGTTGATCCCCTTCACGGGGCTGTCACTGACCACCTCGGTTATCGGACTTACGCTGTACTCCCTGTTGATCCTGCTGCGTAATGTGGTCGCCGGGATCGAAAAACTGCCGTTCGATGTACTGGAGTCTGCACGCGCTCTGGGATACACGCGCTGGAAGCGTTTCATTGACGTTGAACTGTATTTGATTATCCCTTCACTGTTTGCCGGGCTGCGTATTGCATCGGTCACGCTGGTTGGTCTGGTTACGGTAACAGCACTGATTGGTCAGGGCGGTCTCGGACAGTTGCTGCTCTCGGGCTTCAACCAGGATTTTCTGACACCTATCGCCGTCAGCGTGGTTCTGAGCCTGCTGTTGTCCTTTACTTTTGACTCTCTGATAGCGCATCTGGGCTATTGGATCACCCCCTGGACACGATGA
- a CDS encoding ABC transporter permease translates to METLTATLHWLIQPNHWSGDTGILLRLREHLWYVLISMAIASAIALPLGVMLGYWRKGAFLVINLFNIGRAIPSLGLILLCIILFGFNDVPVFLALVALSIPPILTNTWVGIYHADRTLCDAAIALGMTPLQSLWQLRIPLAMPLIFAGIRTALLQLIATAVVAAYAGLGGLGRFLIDGLGQRDMPQVIAGSLVVTLLAIACEALFSLIGKRIFRLQAASALN, encoded by the coding sequence ATGGAGACGTTAACGGCAACCCTTCACTGGCTTATACAGCCGAATCACTGGTCAGGTGATACGGGGATACTCCTGCGGCTACGCGAACATCTCTGGTATGTACTGATCAGCATGGCGATCGCATCCGCCATCGCGCTTCCACTCGGTGTGATGCTGGGTTACTGGCGCAAAGGGGCATTCCTGGTGATCAATCTGTTTAATATTGGCCGGGCGATCCCCTCGCTGGGGCTGATTTTGCTGTGCATTATTCTTTTTGGTTTCAACGATGTCCCGGTATTTCTGGCGCTGGTCGCACTGTCGATTCCGCCCATTCTGACCAACACGTGGGTTGGAATTTACCATGCCGACCGGACGCTGTGCGACGCAGCCATCGCGCTGGGCATGACCCCACTACAAAGCCTCTGGCAACTGCGTATTCCACTGGCAATGCCGTTGATTTTTGCGGGTATACGTACCGCGCTGTTGCAACTGATCGCTACCGCGGTGGTCGCGGCATACGCGGGTCTGGGCGGGTTAGGCCGTTTTTTGATTGACGGACTCGGCCAGCGCGACATGCCGCAAGTGATTGCGGGCTCCCTGGTGGTCACGCTACTCGCCATCGCCTGCGAAGCGTTATTTTCGCTGATCGGTAAACGGATATTTCGGCTACAGGCCGCATCCGCACTCAATTAA
- a CDS encoding ABC transporter substrate-binding protein yields the protein MTQPFWQVFNRRGFTLSLLAAGLFSLSFTTLAETVTIGGANFTESSILANIYASALKKNNIEVKTRLNLGNREIILPALKSGEIDIVPEYLGALLNYYDGKTLATEQGDVSAELEKVLPADFTLLTPSSASSVTAWAVRAETAKKYGLSKLSDLTPIAHELVIGGPPEFPVRALGLPGLKRVYGLEFKAVKSLDMGGPLSRLALNSGKIDVATVVSTQGSLAKEDWVVLEDDKHEQPSQNVVPLVRKAALTPKIDSILNCVSRKLDNTALVELNKQVDLQHKDPAAVAEQWVNTHLTAQ from the coding sequence ATGACACAACCATTCTGGCAAGTATTTAACCGTCGTGGGTTTACATTATCCCTACTGGCGGCAGGATTATTTAGCCTGAGTTTTACGACACTGGCGGAAACCGTCACCATTGGCGGCGCAAACTTTACCGAAAGTTCTATTCTCGCCAATATTTATGCCAGTGCCCTAAAGAAAAATAATATTGAGGTAAAAACCCGTCTTAATCTGGGTAACCGTGAAATTATTCTTCCGGCACTGAAAAGTGGTGAAATTGATATTGTCCCGGAATATCTCGGCGCATTGCTTAATTATTATGATGGTAAAACGCTGGCGACCGAGCAAGGCGACGTCAGCGCCGAGCTGGAGAAAGTGCTGCCTGCCGATTTCACACTGCTGACACCTTCTTCCGCCAGCTCCGTTACCGCCTGGGCGGTTCGGGCCGAAACCGCAAAGAAATACGGGTTAAGCAAACTCTCTGATCTGACCCCCATCGCCCACGAACTGGTGATCGGCGGTCCACCGGAATTTCCGGTTCGCGCCCTGGGTTTGCCGGGACTGAAACGCGTTTACGGGCTGGAGTTCAAGGCGGTGAAGTCGCTGGATATGGGCGGTCCGTTGTCTCGCCTGGCGCTCAATTCCGGCAAGATTGATGTGGCAACCGTCGTCTCAACACAGGGCTCGCTCGCCAAAGAAGACTGGGTGGTGCTGGAAGACGACAAACACGAACAACCGAGCCAGAACGTGGTTCCGTTGGTGCGTAAAGCCGCACTGACACCCAAAATTGACAGCATCCTGAACTGTGTCTCCCGCAAACTGGATAACACCGCGCTGGTTGAGCTGAACAAACAGGTCGATCTACAGCATAAAGATCCTGCCGCCGTCGCGGAACAATGGGTCAACACTCACCTGACCGCGCAGTAA
- a CDS encoding LLM class flavin-dependent oxidoreductase, with the protein MSHNTLILNLFFFNPQGDYRFSWRHPDAPEKAVFTLKYYADLARKAEAATLDAIFVADHTGVWDSVPSGLTHYANARLEPLTLLSALAAVTDNIGLMATASTSWIEPYNLARYFASLDFLSHGRASWNIVTSWLEEEAANVGLDQIPRHDNRYQRAGEFIDVVTRLWDSWEDDALLFDKQSGLFADNAHIHHLNHQGDFFKVRGPLNVPRPPQGHPVLVQAGSSEAGKHLAATWADMHFVFIKSIEQGLAYREEMNQRLVKLGRKPEHFKIIAGVLPVVVNSEAEKAERQQLNAQLMSDQMAIDLLSSYLKRDLSQYPRDHPLPPLPDEDSFNGIRTTLQLIRDYDPSLTILELGRLLLQSSDSWLVIGSAQEVADTLIRIYRSGAADGFNLMFPLLPGDFERFTEQVVPLLKASGVMKMQYAPGTLREKLGLPVPENRFAASSQTRHT; encoded by the coding sequence ATGTCGCACAACACACTGATCCTGAATCTGTTTTTCTTTAACCCGCAGGGAGACTACCGTTTTTCCTGGCGTCATCCGGACGCTCCGGAAAAAGCTGTCTTTACCCTGAAATATTATGCCGATCTCGCGCGTAAGGCCGAGGCGGCTACCCTTGATGCCATTTTTGTCGCTGATCATACGGGCGTCTGGGATAGCGTACCTAGCGGTTTAACCCACTACGCTAACGCGCGTCTGGAGCCGCTGACGCTCCTGTCTGCGCTCGCCGCAGTAACGGATAATATCGGCCTGATGGCAACCGCATCCACCTCCTGGATTGAACCCTATAATCTGGCGCGTTACTTTGCCTCGCTCGATTTTTTAAGTCACGGGCGAGCAAGCTGGAATATCGTAACCTCCTGGCTGGAAGAGGAAGCGGCCAACGTTGGTCTGGATCAGATCCCCCGGCACGACAATCGCTACCAGCGTGCGGGTGAATTTATCGACGTGGTCACCCGTCTGTGGGACTCGTGGGAAGACGACGCGCTGCTTTTCGATAAACAGAGCGGTCTGTTTGCAGATAACGCACACATTCATCATCTCAACCATCAGGGCGATTTCTTTAAGGTTCGCGGCCCACTTAACGTCCCACGCCCGCCTCAGGGACACCCCGTTTTGGTTCAGGCGGGATCATCTGAAGCAGGTAAACATCTGGCGGCAACCTGGGCTGATATGCATTTCGTGTTTATCAAATCCATTGAGCAAGGGCTGGCCTATCGCGAAGAGATGAACCAGAGGCTGGTTAAGCTTGGGCGTAAACCTGAACATTTCAAAATCATCGCCGGTGTGCTGCCCGTGGTGGTGAATTCCGAAGCGGAAAAAGCCGAACGCCAGCAGCTTAATGCGCAACTGATGAGCGACCAGATGGCGATTGATCTGCTCTCATCTTATCTGAAGCGAGATCTGAGCCAGTATCCCCGCGATCACCCCCTTCCTCCACTGCCGGATGAAGATAGCTTCAATGGCATTCGCACGACGCTACAACTGATTCGTGACTATGATCCGTCTCTCACCATCCTTGAGCTGGGCCGTCTGTTGCTACAAAGTTCAGACAGTTGGCTGGTGATCGGCAGTGCGCAGGAGGTGGCCGACACTCTGATCAGGATCTATCGTTCTGGTGCGGCGGACGGTTTTAACCTGATGTTCCCCCTGCTGCCGGGTGATTTTGAACGCTTCACGGAGCAGGTTGTGCCACTCCTGAAAGCCAGTGGAGTGATGAAAATGCAGTATGCGCCGGGGACGTTACGGGAAAAATTGGGGCTGCCAGTGCCTGAGAACCGCTTCGCGGCATCATCCCAGACGCGTCACACCTGA
- a CDS encoding PhnD/SsuA/transferrin family substrate-binding protein: MHNSLAFPMYAVSRQDTESLWRAVQHLLTERGVPVGNLTPGWPESALLEHWKNPDLILSQTCGYPLVTVLPEVQTVGCFHYTAPGCEGFCYRSLLVVRDQERDNTLADFRGRRVVCNATDSQSGYNVLLKMVAPLSENGRFFSQVILSGSHRQSLIAVRRGEGDIAAIDCVTYALLQRHEPTLLDGLAIIASSPLAPGLPLITSVNTAAETLHAIRDALKALVSAPEYREVLSAVLIGGFSEVTRQPYSLLLDWRKEAGRSGVTRLG; the protein is encoded by the coding sequence ATGCATAACTCGCTGGCATTCCCTATGTATGCGGTAAGCCGTCAGGATACCGAATCTCTGTGGCGGGCGGTACAGCACTTGCTGACAGAACGTGGTGTCCCTGTGGGCAATCTGACGCCGGGTTGGCCAGAATCGGCGCTACTGGAACACTGGAAAAACCCCGACCTTATCCTGAGCCAGACCTGCGGCTACCCACTGGTAACTGTGCTACCGGAAGTGCAGACCGTTGGCTGTTTTCACTATACAGCGCCGGGCTGTGAAGGGTTCTGTTATCGTAGCCTGCTGGTGGTTCGCGACCAGGAGCGTGACAACACGCTGGCGGATTTTCGTGGTCGCCGGGTGGTGTGCAACGCCACCGATTCCCAGTCGGGTTACAACGTGTTGCTGAAAATGGTGGCCCCTCTGTCGGAAAACGGACGCTTTTTCTCACAGGTGATACTGAGCGGCAGTCACCGTCAGTCGCTTATCGCAGTGCGGCGTGGTGAAGGTGACATCGCAGCCATTGACTGCGTGACGTATGCGTTATTGCAGCGCCATGAACCCACGTTGCTTGATGGCCTGGCGATAATTGCCAGCAGCCCGCTTGCACCTGGGTTACCGCTCATTACATCGGTAAACACGGCGGCCGAAACGCTCCATGCCATCCGCGATGCCCTTAAAGCGTTGGTGAGCGCTCCTGAGTATCGGGAGGTGCTTTCCGCCGTATTGATTGGCGGGTTTAGCGAGGTGACGCGCCAGCCGTATTCCTTACTGCTCGACTGGCGCAAAGAGGCGGGAAGGTCAGGTGTGACGCGTCTGGGATGA
- a CDS encoding fatty acid desaturase, with translation MGKRSSLYLHEQQRERIHQLSTTWLWRSEIPTWILIIVIYSGWFITLANWQTLGLVPTTLILTVFTAWYMSLQHELIHGHPTRFPWLNQLFGILPLAVWYPYGLYRDSHLAHHRNDHLTVPVDDPESYYFTDESWARFSPWQRRVIHVRNTFMGRLLLGPLLDIVQTLGGAITAFRRLDFPAIMMWLVHGLLLAALFTWMSRVEFSPLWFVLAVSYPALALTKVRSFLEHRAADDPLARSVINEAGLFWRVLFLNLNYHLVHHDLPGVPWYGLKAIYQHNRDDYQQRNQQFLVRGYGEWLRKFWSRPVDVTVHPGIKKEDSDA, from the coding sequence ATGGGTAAACGATCGTCCCTTTATTTGCACGAGCAGCAACGAGAACGTATTCACCAGCTATCAACAACCTGGTTGTGGCGAAGCGAAATACCCACCTGGATACTCATCATCGTGATCTATAGCGGCTGGTTTATCACGCTCGCGAACTGGCAAACGCTGGGGTTAGTGCCCACGACGCTGATCCTTACCGTGTTTACCGCCTGGTATATGTCGCTTCAGCATGAATTAATCCATGGTCATCCCACACGCTTTCCGTGGCTCAACCAGCTCTTCGGCATACTGCCGCTGGCGGTATGGTATCCCTACGGACTTTACCGGGATTCACATCTGGCGCATCACCGTAACGATCATCTGACCGTCCCGGTTGACGACCCTGAGTCCTACTATTTCACCGATGAGAGCTGGGCGCGATTTTCCCCGTGGCAACGGCGCGTCATTCATGTACGTAACACGTTCATGGGCCGGTTGTTGCTGGGGCCACTCCTGGATATTGTTCAGACGCTGGGTGGGGCGATAACCGCGTTTCGGCGTCTGGATTTTCCGGCCATTATGATGTGGCTGGTGCATGGCCTGTTGCTGGCCGCACTGTTCACGTGGATGTCGCGCGTTGAATTTTCCCCACTCTGGTTTGTGCTGGCGGTGAGCTACCCTGCGCTGGCGTTGACGAAAGTGCGTTCCTTCCTTGAACACCGTGCGGCGGACGATCCGCTCGCTCGCTCGGTCATCAACGAGGCCGGGCTGTTCTGGCGCGTGTTGTTTCTGAACCTTAACTACCATTTAGTGCATCACGATCTGCCTGGCGTCCCCTGGTATGGGTTGAAAGCGATCTACCAGCATAACCGTGATGATTATCAGCAGCGAAACCAGCAATTTCTGGTTCGGGGTTATGGTGAATGGTTGCGCAAGTTCTGGAGCAGACCGGTGGATGTGACCGTCCATCCCGGCATCAAAAAAGAGGATAGCGATGCATAA
- a CDS encoding helix-turn-helix domain-containing protein has product MKKILIIVPDGGMLFEAAGIADILMQANRQHPEGLQHPCYRIIIATTQPHQVIHGQSGLNLLADYRLPELDPREPLDTIIITGRGMNELESTAVVDWLHLAAPHARRIASICGGAMLLAQSGLLDGRRATTHWRLLETMQASYPKINVEGGPLYIQDGPIWTSGGVSSGFDLTLALVEDDYGFTLARNVAQDMVMYLRRPGGQLQFSRYNLQQTGASGPISELQAWILHNLTADLCVENLAEKAAMSPRNFTRVFTRDAGVSPARYVTEARLAAARQRLEQTTESLELIAEKSGFGSSINLRRVFEKQLHLTPGEYRQRFHCRNMA; this is encoded by the coding sequence ATGAAGAAAATCCTGATTATTGTTCCTGATGGCGGCATGTTGTTTGAAGCCGCGGGTATCGCCGACATTCTGATGCAGGCCAACCGGCAGCACCCGGAAGGCCTGCAACATCCCTGCTACCGCATTATTATCGCCACCACGCAACCCCATCAGGTGATCCACGGTCAGTCTGGTTTGAACCTGCTCGCGGATTATCGCTTGCCGGAGCTGGACCCGCGTGAACCGCTCGATACGATCATCATCACCGGACGCGGAATGAACGAACTGGAGAGCACCGCCGTGGTGGACTGGCTACACCTTGCGGCTCCTCATGCGCGGCGTATTGCATCCATTTGTGGTGGGGCGATGCTGCTGGCCCAGAGCGGGTTGCTTGATGGCCGACGCGCGACGACGCACTGGCGACTGCTGGAGACAATGCAAGCCAGCTATCCAAAAATCAATGTCGAAGGTGGCCCGCTTTACATTCAGGATGGTCCAATCTGGACATCCGGTGGCGTCAGCTCCGGGTTTGATCTGACTCTGGCACTGGTTGAGGACGATTACGGTTTTACTCTTGCCAGGAACGTTGCCCAGGACATGGTGATGTATCTGCGTCGCCCCGGCGGACAACTGCAGTTCAGCCGTTATAACCTGCAACAAACCGGCGCGTCCGGCCCGATAAGCGAGCTACAAGCCTGGATCCTGCACAACCTCACCGCCGACCTGTGTGTTGAAAATCTGGCGGAAAAAGCCGCAATGAGTCCGCGTAACTTCACCCGCGTGTTTACCCGTGATGCTGGCGTGTCTCCGGCTCGCTATGTCACCGAGGCCCGTCTTGCCGCAGCCCGTCAGCGACTGGAGCAAACAACTGAATCACTGGAACTCATTGCCGAAAAGAGCGGGTTTGGCAGCAGTATCAATCTGCGCCGGGTGTTCGAAAAACAGCTTCATCTCACACCTGGCGAGTACCGCCAGCGCTTTCACTGCCGCAACATGGCGTAA
- the gap gene encoding type I glyceraldehyde-3-phosphate dehydrogenase → MVKVGINGFGRIGRNFLRAALGNPNIQIAAINDLTDSKTLAHLLKYDSLLGTLPAPVEAADGALQVDGQRITVFSERDPATIPWRDVGVEVVIEATGFFTEREKAAVHIHRGGAKRVIISAPGKNDDLTIVMGVNHELYDPTQHFVVSNGSCTTNGLAPAAQVLHQQFGIEHGLMNTTHAYTNSQALHDQPEKDLRGARAAALSIVPYSSGAAKALGKVIPELDGRLTGYSLRVPVPVVSIVDLTVTLSRDVTAEEVNSAFRKAATSGPLAGILGYSDEPLVSSDYQGDPRSSIIDGLSTLVIGGNMVKILAWYDNEWGFSNRLVDLAVLMEKKGL, encoded by the coding sequence ATGGTTAAGGTCGGTATTAACGGTTTTGGCAGAATCGGACGTAATTTCCTGCGCGCAGCGCTGGGCAATCCGAATATTCAGATTGCAGCCATAAACGATCTAACGGACAGCAAAACCCTCGCCCATTTACTGAAATACGATTCCTTGCTTGGCACGTTGCCTGCCCCTGTAGAGGCTGCTGATGGTGCGCTACAGGTGGATGGTCAGCGGATCACGGTGTTTAGCGAGCGCGACCCGGCCACTATTCCCTGGCGAGATGTGGGCGTTGAGGTGGTTATCGAGGCGACCGGGTTCTTCACCGAACGGGAAAAAGCCGCAGTACATATTCATCGCGGTGGGGCAAAACGCGTCATTATTTCAGCCCCAGGTAAGAATGACGATCTGACAATTGTGATGGGGGTAAACCACGAACTGTATGACCCCACACAGCATTTCGTGGTGAGTAACGGCAGTTGCACCACTAACGGCCTCGCCCCGGCGGCTCAGGTACTGCACCAGCAATTTGGTATTGAACATGGCCTGATGAATACCACTCATGCCTATACCAACAGCCAGGCACTACACGACCAGCCGGAGAAAGATCTTCGCGGGGCGCGTGCGGCAGCCCTGTCTATCGTCCCTTACTCCAGCGGTGCGGCGAAAGCGCTGGGGAAAGTCATCCCGGAACTGGATGGCCGCCTGACAGGCTATTCGCTTCGCGTCCCGGTTCCTGTTGTCTCTATTGTCGACCTGACGGTGACGCTCAGCCGCGACGTGACCGCCGAAGAGGTGAATTCCGCCTTCCGAAAAGCCGCGACCAGTGGGCCATTGGCAGGGATTTTGGGTTACAGCGACGAACCGCTGGTATCGAGTGATTACCAGGGTGATCCACGCTCATCCATTATCGACGGGCTGTCCACTCTGGTGATTGGCGGAAATATGGTCAAGATCCTGGCCTGGTATGACAACGAATGGGGCTTCTCAAACCGCCTGGTTGATTTGGCGGTATTAATGGAGAAAAAAGGGCTTTAG
- a CDS encoding ASCH domain-containing protein, protein MSAVDSVNAKYPGANAWQIGDSTDMANALADLVVKGMKTASCGSLASFQAEASAPKIGSYNIILNGQGTPVCVVRMVSMRLVRFCDVTEEFARKEGEGDLSLEYWRKEHQRFFTREGFFSADMELVAEEYELVEVL, encoded by the coding sequence ATGAGCGCGGTTGATAGCGTAAACGCGAAGTATCCGGGAGCAAATGCCTGGCAAATTGGCGACAGTACCGATATGGCCAATGCACTTGCAGATCTGGTGGTAAAAGGGATGAAAACCGCCTCATGCGGCTCTTTGGCTTCCTTTCAGGCAGAAGCGTCTGCGCCCAAAATAGGGAGTTATAATATTATCCTCAATGGTCAGGGTACGCCGGTCTGCGTTGTGAGAATGGTGTCGATGCGCCTGGTTCGTTTCTGTGATGTTACCGAAGAGTTTGCCAGGAAAGAAGGTGAAGGCGATTTAAGTCTTGAATACTGGAGGAAAGAGCACCAACGTTTTTTCACCCGGGAAGGTTTCTTTTCTGCTGATATGGAGCTGGTTGCTGAGGAATATGAGCTCGTTGAAGTTCTGTAA
- a CDS encoding DUF3916 domain-containing protein: MSRRLNRDYRTKIRNIPRRLKALNRWASTFHNPERSIFSEDEHYWNFKIPVDINIVEGKCSTLKTKAACAQALINACSNLITVTAGMNYSPRITAVVCLPDMFTSEVCLYRSEEYFQGFITEGRSENGASALIKDRSLAAEWGLVLPANIQEIGITLEYYGSEDRDEWFTGERWYYGQVT; this comes from the coding sequence ATGAGTAGACGACTTAATAGAGACTATCGAACCAAAATCAGAAATATTCCCCGACGCCTAAAAGCTCTTAACCGTTGGGCTAGTACTTTTCACAACCCTGAACGTAGCATTTTCTCAGAAGATGAGCATTACTGGAATTTCAAAATTCCAGTAGACATTAATATCGTTGAGGGGAAATGCAGCACGCTTAAAACCAAAGCGGCTTGTGCGCAAGCTTTAATTAATGCATGTTCAAACCTCATAACGGTTACTGCTGGTATGAATTACAGTCCTCGAATTACCGCTGTCGTATGTCTTCCTGATATGTTTACAAGTGAGGTCTGTCTTTATCGATCCGAAGAATACTTTCAAGGGTTTATAACTGAAGGTCGCTCTGAAAATGGTGCTTCGGCTTTGATCAAAGATCGTAGCCTTGCAGCTGAGTGGGGACTCGTTCTTCCCGCTAACATACAGGAAATCGGTATCACTCTCGAATATTATGGAAGTGAGGACCGTGATGAGTGGTTTACGGGAGAACGCTGGTATTATGGTCAGGTGACTTAA
- a CDS encoding class I SAM-dependent methyltransferase: protein MNPYEKQYRQLIANGAVAWAGKGYIRAKKQQEKIFHWLNLHHYLPVLGAPVLEMGCGNGAMAAQSLAERGYSVWGVDISETAIRWAEKRFQQAGLSAQFFVGNVCCLHQCKNSTFDLIIDGSCLHCLIDDDRTLFFAEMKRLLKPGGRVVISSMCGIPGNFADISAYDPVRHHLLKGGQPWRTLKPLSALTDEIQEAQFNVLALRVNNNAWWDHATVVCSVNTSLYDSQ from the coding sequence ATGAATCCCTATGAAAAACAGTACAGGCAATTGATAGCAAACGGGGCTGTCGCCTGGGCGGGAAAAGGTTACATCAGGGCAAAAAAACAGCAGGAGAAAATCTTTCATTGGCTCAATCTACATCACTATTTACCCGTATTGGGTGCGCCGGTACTGGAAATGGGATGTGGTAATGGAGCAATGGCTGCACAGTCCCTTGCTGAGAGAGGATATTCAGTGTGGGGTGTGGATATTTCTGAAACCGCTATCAGGTGGGCAGAGAAACGTTTTCAGCAGGCAGGCCTCTCTGCACAATTTTTTGTCGGAAATGTTTGCTGCCTCCATCAATGTAAGAACTCAACATTTGATCTAATTATTGACGGCAGTTGTTTGCATTGCCTTATAGATGATGACCGAACTCTCTTTTTTGCAGAGATGAAGAGGTTGCTCAAACCCGGAGGACGGGTTGTGATCAGTTCTATGTGCGGAATACCCGGTAATTTTGCAGACATTAGCGCTTATGATCCGGTCAGACATCATTTACTGAAAGGAGGTCAACCCTGGCGCACTCTGAAACCGCTATCGGCTTTAACAGATGAGATACAGGAGGCGCAATTTAACGTACTTGCTTTAAGAGTTAATAACAACGCATGGTGGGATCATGCCACAGTGGTATGTTCGGTGAACACATCACTATATGATTCACAATAG
- a CDS encoding putative quinol monooxygenase, with the protein MLKVIAEDFIKPESIDTVLPFYRELIAATKEEPLCIAYDLYRDEKDPGHFIFIEEWPDRAALEAHCASEHFTRLVPLIDQHACKVAQYILMDVRVDPER; encoded by the coding sequence ATGCTAAAAGTCATCGCCGAAGATTTTATCAAACCCGAGAGCATCGACACCGTTCTCCCTTTCTACCGCGAACTCATCGCGGCAACGAAAGAAGAACCCCTGTGTATTGCTTATGATTTGTATCGGGATGAAAAGGATCCGGGGCATTTTATTTTCATTGAAGAGTGGCCAGACCGGGCAGCACTCGAAGCACATTGCGCCAGCGAGCATTTCACTCGGCTTGTTCCCTTGATTGATCAACACGCGTGTAAAGTGGCGCAGTATATTCTGATGGATGTTCGGGTGGATCCTGAGAGATAA